Below is a genomic region from Sneathia vaginalis.
TCTATTTTTATCCCGTCTTCTTTTAATTTATCTCTATATAATGATTGTGCAATAGCAACTCCCATTGCACCTTGTGAAAAGCCATATAAGATAAAATTATCTAACCCAAATCTTTGCTTTAACATTTTCATAGTGCTATACACGTCTTTAGCAAAAAAATACCCAAATGCAGTTTTCGACTCATCAGACTTACCTGAATTTCTTAAATCGGGTATGAAAATATTGTATTTTTTTTCGCTATCTATGTCTAAAAATATTTGTAAAAATTTAAGACAAAATATTCTGTTATTATTTCTTCCATGTACTAGTATAATAGTATTATTTTTATCTTCATTTCTTTTAATTAACCAACCATAAAGTGTCTTATTATCAATAGAAGTATACTTTACCTCTTCATACTCCATGCCAAAAACTATGGGTGAAAATTTACCTGATATCATTCTATTTTTACTCTTCATAACATCTTTCAATGACTGATCCAATGTTTTTCTTTTGTAGTTTAATATTTTATTTAATATATACATTTCATTCACTTTCATTATAGACGGTATTAGTAAAATGGTA
It encodes:
- a CDS encoding alpha/beta hydrolase, with product MYILNKILNYKRKTLDQSLKDVMKSKNRMISGKFSPIVFGMEYEEVKYTSIDNKTLYGWLIKRNEDKNNTIILVHGRNNNRIFCLKFLQIFLDIDSEKKYNIFIPDLRNSGKSDESKTAFGYFFAKDVYSTMKMLKQRFGLDNFILYGFSQGAMGVAIAQSLYRDKLKEDGIKIEKMILDSPISNIKKIILYHARIKNIKIPKIFLLPAFLTLNKIVENNLDNLKLSSLLGFVPTLIIQSQKDRVTPFKIVEKEYNDLQDDKKKETRFKAFRKGQHVRIYLEYKEEYTQTIKKFLESEKI